In Bemisia tabaci unplaced genomic scaffold, PGI_BMITA_v3, one genomic interval encodes:
- the LOC140225969 gene encoding uncharacterized protein, producing MMTMMMTTDDDDDTPSSSPSSPARPQNLLMQPQVPRQQVPPQPQIRQSPPSPQRTLQQPPGPPNGLRQNDLPIDELTRRLEEYSRNPTPPVQPVNSPSPPRRPLSFVPGVPRPPAPARPNSPTGGPEPSAKTEQVNKSVEFQ from the exons atgatgacgatgatgatgacgacGGACGATGATGATGACACACCAAGCTCCTCGCCCAGCTCGCCTGCTCGGCCTCAGAACCTCCTCATGCAGCCTCAAGTACCCCGTCAACAAGTCCCCCCACAACCTCAAATCCGTCAGTCACCCCCGTCACCTCAAAGAACCCTGCAACAACCGCCCGGACCGCCGAATGGTTTACGCCAGAACGACTTGCCCATAGATGAACTGACGCGGAGGCTAGAGGAATATTCGCGAAATCCCACACCCCCTGTTCAACCCGTTAACTCCCCGTCGCCGCCGCGGAGGCCTCTCAGTTTCGTCCCTGGCGTTCCTCGGCCTCCTGCTCCCGCCAGGCCAAACAGCCCCACCGGCGGTCCCGAACCAAGCGCGAAAACCGAACAG GTAAATAAATCAGTAGAATTTCAATAG
- the LOC109036986 gene encoding uncharacterized protein: MAGDQDSSGKVHPGTPKSRESSPAHLAELAALKADRERIFSATQSIADIFTSELSEKNYRDHERSLLRIQKLQADFDAIQSAVLKANVYVVKDDKVPVTAVQKSYDELVRSLEKIYQQKSRRPETSNGDNAVGGVRLPRLELPTFSGDYSEWTSFYNLYKATIHDNEKLKPVEKLHYLTSKLRGEALELIKNIEAEEDQYAVAWDLLIGRYQNTRKHISHHFFGLLDMPFINSDKDIPNALTQINKHKHALRALGYDSKDYGPMVVAVVLRKLSPYHKKRFEDSRTDSTVYPTLEDVMNFLEKENAKIDDVSSKRGEKSSNDNRSQKKALYVGTNSQSRSNANQAEPNKSAWRKGKGSSKSQNSSGKRRNESEISNSDCPCCQEKHPLFLCAQFKAKKTEDRRKIVESLKRCVNCLSPGDCTSNSCKSSRRCYVCDEMHHTLLHRDKNYSMGQEDKGSSKKVMMGTKKSTKATVMFATVLVRVKTHNSSKIVRAVLDSAAQGTFITTECTHAIGLPIVQGAGAIQGISSLPSSTRGTATVTLSSVDNKVFAREHELIILDKITDFTPSTFIHDDVQHLVRGLPMADPEWNQPGPVDLLIGADLFPVLIIGKPRPLGTNMPYLIETRLGHVLMGSAPTQLHPPMVLMAELEQGSIAQLSKDIQNLWQIETIPSREPTKPPDDPAEIYFRENVERLPNGQFSVRLPFAKPPSALGESYPQALRRFLALERRFKHQPEFHKLYVEFMDEYQKNGVMTLAPDNVMEGSHCFLPHHGVIKETSSTTKLRVVFDASAKTSTGESLNSVLHTGPSLLKDIRDVLMGFRRHKVVFSCDIRQMYLQIALHPEDRRYHLVLWRPNKEAPVQIYQLNRVTFGVGSSSFLSSRSLIELATLYKDRYPRASKLILEDIFCDDVISGDRTVELTRSLIEELIALLKEGNFALRKWTSNDSKVLEGIADEDLEVPFTWEDPMTSSFSMLGLHWLPRPDAFSYRVDQPIRATTKRAVLSAIAKIYDILGWVSPVTFLAKTYMQQLWLLKLGWDEPLPGGFQTKWDKFMLALSSLRQVRIPRLLALEESLVQLHAFCDASEAGYATCIYIRTNEPPHDTNLVTARTRVAPLKKISLPRLELCGATVLADLTDYVTKQLDPYYNISGIHAWTDSKIVLQWIQTPSYKLKTFVANRVSHIQELLSNVIWHHVPSKDNPADCASRGLLASELLNQEIWWKGPTWLREDSSQWPAAPLPLATDSVPESKNLAVLLVSKPIQTFSKYSSWTRTKRVLAYILRAITPKKSRCGGELTMGELKKAELQLFRKVQEDCFQDDLLKLKKIQDGVNILCAKPVQTLSPYLDEDGLIRVGGRLKNADLAEGERHPILLSGKHHLTQLLIREYHKDLDHPGTQTLQSLLTRQFWITGARRAIQHCVHQCLKCFRARPRNSAPLMGDLPAPRVTPSSPFTHTGMDFAGPFSVKTYNLRSARTVQSYICIFVCFSTKAVHIESVHDLTSNSFIAALRRFTARRGCPTDLYSDCGTNFVGADNALKKLISQESNDLSEHALARGIKFHFNPPAAPFQGGLWERAVRSMKEHFKRIVGDQKLQMDEFQTVLCRIEAILNSRPLTPMSNDPNDLEVLTPGHFLIGRPVVSPPEEEHGDTPLPRLKRWKYVEALSQQLWKRWCSEYLQTLQKRNKWLKTSTPLKEGDLVLIEDPQLPTLCWKRGRVLQTFPGKDGQVRVATVRTPTGELKRPVLKLFRLPAED, encoded by the coding sequence ATGGCGGGTGATCAAGACTCCTCAGGTAAGGTGCATCCAGGCACACCAAAATCGAGGGAAAGTTCTCCAGCGCACCTCGCCGAACTAGCAGCGCTCAAGGCGGATCGagagagaattttttctgcTACCCAGAGTATAGCGGATATTTTCACGAGTGAATTGAGCGAAAAAAACTACAGGGATCACGAGCGATCCCTCCTAAGGATCCAGAAGTTGCAGGCCGACTTCGACGCAATACAATCAGCCGTCCTAAAGGCAAATGTATACGTCGTGAAGGATGATAAGGTACCTGTAACTGCTGTCCAGAAATCTTATGACGAGCTGGTTCGTTCATTAGAAAAAATCTATCAACAAAAATCCAGGAGACCGGAAACATCAAACGGTGACAATGCCGTTGGCGGCGTACGGCTCCCTAGGTTGGAACTTCCTACTTTTAGCGGAGATTATTCAGAGTGGACGTCCTTTTACAACTTATACAAGGCGACCATCCATGATAATGAGAAACTGAAGCCAGTCGAGAAACTTCATTATTTAACTTCTAAGCTCAGGGGTGAGGCCTTGGAGTTAATAAAGAATATAGAGGCCGAAGAAGATCAATACGCTGTCGCCTGGGATTTGCTGATAGGAAGATACCAAAACACAAGAAAGCACATATCTCATCACTTTTTTGGACTGCTTGATATGCCATTCATCAATTCTGATAAGGACATACCTAATGCCTTAACTCAGATCAACAAACATAAGCATGCGCTTCGAGCATTAGGCTACGACTCGAAGGATTATGGACCTATGGTGGTAGCAGTCGTTTTGCGGAAATTGTCTCCATATCACAAGAAGCGTTTTGAAGACTCCAGGACAGATTCCACTGTTTATCCAACGTTGGAGGATGTCATGAACTTCTTGGAgaaggaaaatgcaaaaatcgatGATGTCTCATCTAAAAGAGGTGAAAAATCAAGCAACGATAATCGATCACAAAAGAAGGCCTTGTATGTCGGAACAAATTCTCAGTCAAGGAGCAATGCTAACCAAGCAGAGCCAAACAAGTCGGCATGGCGCAAGGGCAAGGGATCATCCAAGTCCCAAAATTCAAGTGGTAAACGACGAAATGAATCTGAAATATCTAATTCTGATTGTCCCTGCTGTCAAGAAAAGCATCCATTATTTTTATGCGCTCAATTTAAGGCCAAAAAGACTGAAGATCGGAGGAAAATCGTCGAGTCTCTGAAAAGATGTGTAAACTGTCTCTCTCCAGGAGACTGCACGAGTAATAGCTGCAAGAGCTCTAGAAGGTGTTACGTCTGCGATGAGATGCATCACACTCTGCTACACCGAGACAAGAATTACTCCATGGGTCAAGAAGATAAAGGCAGTTCCAAGAAGGTGATGATGGGCACGAAAAAATCAACGAAGGCTACAGTAATGTTCGCCACCGTCCTCGTAAGAGTAAAAACTCACAATAGCTCCAAAATTGTGAGAGCAGTTCTCGACTCCGCTGCACAGGGGACGTTTATTACGACCGAATGCACTCATGCTATAGGGTTGCCTATCGTCCAAGGGGCAGGAGCCATCCAAGGCATATCCAGTCTCCCAAGTTCTACTCGTGGTACGGCCACTGTGACTCTGTCATCTGTAGACAATAAAGTGTTCGCTAGGGAACACGAACTAATCATTTTGgataaaatcactgattttACTCCTTCCACGTTCATCCATGATGACGTGCAGCACTTAGTGCGCGGTTTACCCATGGCTGACCCAGAATGGAACCAGCCTGGGCCCGTAGATCTTTTAATTGGTGCGGACCTCTTTCCTGTCTTAATTATTGGAAAACCGCGGCCTCTGGGCACAAATATGCCCTATCTTATTGAAACGAGGTTGGGACATGTGTTAATGGGATCTGCTCCAACGCAATTGCATCCTCCCATGGTGCTCATGGCTGAGTTGGAACAAGGTTCCATTGCCCAGCTCAGCAAagatattcaaaatttgtggCAGATCGAGACAATACCTTCCAGAGAGCCAACGAAGCCTCCTGATGACCCGGCTGAAATTTATTTTCGTGAGAATGTCGAGCGTCTGCCCAACGGACAATTCTCAGTACGACTACCGTTCGCAAAGCCTCCAAGCGCGCTGGGAGAGTCCTATCCACAGGCACTTCGGCGTTTTCTGGCTTTAGAAAGACGTTTCAAGCATCAGCCAGAGTTTCACAAGCTATATGTGGAATTCATGGACGAATATCAGAAGAACGGAGTTATGACTCTTGCTCCGGACAATGTTATGGAGGGTTCACACTGCTTTCTTCCTCATCATGGCGTTATAAAGGAGACTAGTTCCACTACGAAACTTAGAGTAGTTTTCGACGCAAGTGCAAAGACAAGTACCGGCGAATCCTTGAACAGCGTGCTCCATACTGGACCTTCTCTACTAAAGGATATCAGAGACGTACTAATGGGATTCCGAAGACACAAGGTTGTGTTCTCCTGCGATATTCGGCAGATGTACTTACAAATTGCGCTACACCCTGAAGACAGAAGGTACCACCTGGTGTTATGGCGTCCTAACAAGGAAGCTCCTGTGCAGATCTATCAGCTAAACCGGGTCACCTTCGGTGTAGGCAGCTCGTCGTTCTTGTCGAGCAGATCGTTAATAGAGCTTGCCACTCTTTACAAAGACCGGTACCCCAGAGCATCCAAGTTAATTCTGGAGGACATTTTCTGCGATGATGTGATCTCAGGGGATAGAACCGTTGAATTAACTCGATCTCTCATCGAGGAGTTAATTGCGCTACTCAAGGAAGGCAACTTTGCGCTCAGGAAGTGGACCAGCAACGACTCAAAGGTTCTGGAAGGCATTGCCGACGAAGATTTAGAGGTACCATTTACCTGGGAAGATCCTATGACTTCCTCATTTTCTATGTTGGGTCTTCATTGGCTCCCAAGACCAGATGCATTTTCATATCGAGTGGACCAACCCATCAGGGCTACCACGAAGAGAGCAGTCCTCTCTGCCATAGCCAAGATTTACGACATCCTTGGCTGGGTATCACCTGTGACATTTCTCGCCAAAACATACATGCAACAGCTATGGTTGCTCAAGTTGGGCTGGGACGAACCCCTGCCAGGGGGATTCCAGACCAAATGGGACAAATTCATGCTTGCGCTCTCATCCTTAAGGCAAGTTCGAATTCCAAGATTATTGGCATTAGAAGAATCCCTTGTGCAACTACATGCCTTTTGTGACGCATCTGAAGCCGGTTATGCAACCTGCATTTATATCAGGACCAATGAGCCACCACATGACACGAACTTGGTAACAGCCCGTACCAGAGTAGCTCCGTTGAAGAAGATCTCTCTGCCGCGGCTTGAGCTCTGCGGAGCGACTGTGTTGGCGGATTTAACGGATTATGTGACAAAGCAGCTTGATCCATACTATAATATCTCTGGCATTCACGCCTGGACTGATTCTAAAATTGTGCTCCAGTGGATCCAGACCCCATCTTACAAGCTGAAGACATTTGTGGCAAATCGGGTCTCCCATATACAAGAGCTCTTATCCAATGTAATTTGGCATCATGTCCCTTCTAAGGACAACCCAGCCGACTGTGCGTCACGTGGACTTCTAGCGTCCGaactcttgaatcaagaaatcTGGTGGAAGGGGCCAACATGGCTTCGAGAAGACTCCTCACAATGGCCTGCAGCTCCGTTACCGCTCGCGACTGACTCAGTTCCTGAGAGCAAGAATCTTGCAGTATTATTGGTCTCCAAGCCTATTCAAACTTTCTCTAAATATTCTTCATGGACTAGGACTAAGCGAGTCTTGGCTTACATCCTTCGCGCAATCACTCCAAAGAAGTCACGATGTGGAGGAGAGTTAACCATGGGAGAATTAAAGAAGGCTGAGCTGCAGCTATTCCGGAAGGTTCAAGAAGACTGCTTTCAGGATGACTTACTCAAactgaagaaaattcaagatggaGTGAACATCTTGTGCGCTAAGCCGGTTCAAACTTTAAGTCCGTACTTGGATGAAGATGGCCTAATAAGAGTGGGAGGTCGCCTTAAGAATGCAGACCTCGCTGAAGGTGAACGGCACCCGATCCTGTTATCCGGGAAGCATCACCTGACTCAGCTGCTTATTCGCGAGTATCATAAGGATCTCGACCATCCTGGAACCCAAACTCTACAATCTCTTCTCACAAGGCAATTCTGGATAACCGGAGCCCGAAGGGCAATTCAACATTGCGTTCATCAGTGTCTCAAGTGCTTCCGAGCGAGACCAAGAAACAGCGCACCGCTAATGGGCGACTTGCCTGCACCTCGTGTAACGCCCAGCTCCCCATTTACTCATACTGGCATGGACTTCGCAGGCCCCTTTTCTGTAAAAACCTACAATCTTAGATCCGCCCGGACCGTGCAAAGCTACATCTGCATATTCGTTTGCTTCTCCACGAAAGCTGTGCACATAGAGTCTGTACACGATCTAACATCTAACTCGTTTATTGCAGCTCTAAGAAGATTCACAGCCCGTCGAGGGTGTCCCACGGACTTGTACAGTGATTGCGGAACTAACTTCGTGGGCGCGGACAACGCCTTGAAGAAATTAATTTCCCAAGAGTCGAATGATCTAAGCGAGCATGCTCTAGCAAGAGGCATTAAATTCCATTTTAATCCTCCTGCGGCTCCGTTTCAAGGAGGACTTTGGGAAAGAGCAGTGCGTAGCATGAAGGAACACTTCAAAAGGATTGTCGGAGACCAAAAGCTCCAGATGGATGAATTTCAAACCGTTTTGTGTCGGATCGAGGCCATCTTGAACTCCAGACCTCTTACGCCAATGTCAAATGACCCAAATGACCTCGAGGTTCTGACTCCTGGTCATTTCTTGATAGGCAGGCCTGTAGTATCCCCTCCAGAGGAAGAACACGGGGACACTCCTCTTCCCAGGCTCAAGAGGTGGAAGTACGTGGAAGCTCTCTCTCAGCAACTTTGGAAAAGATGGTGTAGTGAATACCTGCAAACTCTACAAAAGAGGAATAAATGGCTTAAGACATCAACTCCGCTGAAAGAAGGTGATCTCGTGCTCATTGAAGATCCTCAACTCCCCACCCTTTGCTGGAAAAGAGGTCGGGTGTTGCAGACGTTTCCTGGGAAAGACGGGCAAGTTAGAGTCGCCACCGTGCGTACTCCCACCGGCGAGCTCAAGAGACCCGTGCTCAAGTTATTTCGTTTGCCTGCGGAGGATTGA